In a genomic window of Sardina pilchardus chromosome 20, fSarPil1.1, whole genome shotgun sequence:
- the klc1a gene encoding kinesin light chain 1 isoform X8 — MREEMSSAVCVSEGGGEVCVGGGEVCVAQEELVARTREVVQGLEALRAEHQAILEGLMGTLAMEHLKHTPDTHPATHPATHPGHGHGHDKSAIIHRSLDMLELGLSEAQVMLALSGHLSAVEAEKQKLRAQVRRLCQENQWLRDELANTQQKLQKSEQSVAQLDEEKKHLEFMNQLKKYDQDLSPTDDRDSDSGRETLDDLFPDDQDEPGPGIQAPHGSAAAVAAQQGGYEIPARLRTLHNLVIQYASQGRYEVAVPLCKQALEDLEKTSGHDHPDVATMLNILALVYRDQNKYKEAANLLNDALAIREKTLGRDHPAVAATLNNLAVLYGKRGKYKEAEPLCKRALEIREKVLGKEHPDVAKQLNNLALLCQNQGKYEEVEYYYQRALDIYQHRLGPDDPNVAKTKNNLASCYLKQGKFKQAETLYKEILTRAHEREFGSVDDENKPIWMHAEEREEQSKGQQKDGSPFGEYGGWYKACKVDSPTVTTTLKNLGALYRRQGKFEAAETLEEAAMRSRKQGLDSAHKQRVAEVLGEPDAREKQRSRESLTSDTVKYESGPDGGEEV, encoded by the exons atgcGTGAGGAGATGTcgagtgcggtgtgtgtgtcggagggcggcggcgaggtgtgtgtgggcggcggggaggtgtgtgtggcgcaGGAGGAGCTGGTGGCGCGCACGCGGGAGGTGGTGCAGGGTCTGGAGGCGCTGCGGGCCGAGCACCAGGCCATCCTGGAGGGGCTCATGGGCACCCTCGCCATGGAGCACCTCAAACACACGCCCGACACACACCCCGCCACACACCCCGCCACGCACCCCGGCCACGGCCACGGCCACGACAAGAGCGCCATCATACACCGCTCGCTCGACATGCTGGAGCTCGGACTCAGCGAAGCACAG gtgatgcTGGCTCTGTCGGGTCACCTGAGTGCAGTGGAGGCGGAGAAGCAGAAGCTGCGTGCACAG gtgcggcGGCTGTGCCAGGAGAACCAGTGGTTGCGTGACGAGCTGGCCAACACCCAGCAGAAGCTGCAGAAGAGCGAGCAGAGCGTGGCCCAGCTGGACGAGGAGAAGAAGCACCTCGAGTTCATGAACCAGCTCAAGAAATACGACCAGGACCTCAGTcccacg gATGACAGGGACTCCGACTCGGGCCGGGAGACTCTGGACGACCTGTTTCCTGATGACCAGGACGAGCCTGGACCCGGCA tccagGCGCCCCACGGCAgtgcggcggcggtggcggcccAGCAGGGGGGCTACGAGATCCCGGCCCGGCTGCGCACGCTGCACAACCTGGTGATCCAGTACGCGTCGCAGGGACGCTACGAGGTCGCCGTGCCGCTCTGCAAGCAAGCGCTGGAGGACCTGGAGAAGACCTCGGGACACGACCACCCCGATGTAGCCACCATGCTAAACATCCTGGCCCTcgtctacag GGACCAGAACAAGTACAAAGAGGCAGCAAACCTGCTGAATGACGCACTGGCCATCAGAGAGAAGACACTGGGCCGGGACCATCcagcg gtggcgGCTACACTGAATAACTTGGCCGTGCTCTATGGCAAGAGAGGGAAGTACAAAGAGGCGGAGCCACTCTGCAAACGTGCACTGGAGATCAGAGAGAAG gtgctgggTAAGGAGCACCCAGACGTGGCCAAGCAGCTGAATAACCTGGCGCTGCTGTGCCAGAATCAGGGCAAGTATGAGGAGGTGGAATACTACTACCAGCGCGCCCTCGACATCTACCAGCACCGCCTGGGCCCCGACGACCCCAACGTAGCCAAGACCAAGAAcaacctg GCCTCGTGCTATCTGAAGCAGGGGAAGTTTAAGCAGGCAGAGACTCTTTATAAAGAAATCCTCACCAGAGCGCATGAGAGAGAATTTGGCTCTGTGGACG atgagaaTAAGCCCATCTGGATGcatgctgaagagagagaggagcagagtaaG GGACAGCAAAAAGACGGCTCTCCCTTTGGGGAGTACGGAGGCTGGTACAAGGCCTGCAAGGTGGACag ccccaCGGTGACGACGACGCTGAAGAACCTGGGCGCGCTGTACCGGCGGCAGGGCAAGTTCGAGGCGGCCGAGACCCTGGAGGAGGCGGCCATGCGCTCAcgcaagcag ggtctgGACTCGGCCCATAAGCAGCGCGTGGCGGAGGTGCTGGGTGAGCCGGACGcgcgggagaagcagcggagtCGTGAGAGTCTGACCTCCGACACGGTCAAGTACGAGAGCGGCCCtgacggaggagaggaa gtctaa
- the klc1a gene encoding kinesin light chain 1 isoform X7, translating to MREEMSSAVCVSEGGGEVCVGGGEVCVAQEELVARTREVVQGLEALRAEHQAILEGLMGTLAMEHLKHTPDTHPATHPATHPGHGHGHDKSAIIHRSLDMLELGLSEAQVMLALSGHLSAVEAEKQKLRAQVRRLCQENQWLRDELANTQQKLQKSEQSVAQLDEEKKHLEFMNQLKKYDQDLSPTDDRDSDSGRETLDDLFPDDQDEPGPGIQAPHGSAAAVAAQQGGYEIPARLRTLHNLVIQYASQGRYEVAVPLCKQALEDLEKTSGHDHPDVATMLNILALVYRDQNKYKEAANLLNDALAIREKTLGRDHPAVAATLNNLAVLYGKRGKYKEAEPLCKRALEIREKVLGKEHPDVAKQLNNLALLCQNQGKYEEVEYYYQRALDIYQHRLGPDDPNVAKTKNNLASCYLKQGKFKQAETLYKEILTRAHEREFGSVDDENKPIWMHAEEREEQSKGQQKDGSPFGEYGGWYKACKVDSPTVTTTLKNLGALYRRQGKFEAAETLEEAAMRSRKQGLDSAHKQRVAEVLGEPDAREKQRSRESLTSDTVKYESGPDGGEEV from the exons atgcGTGAGGAGATGTcgagtgcggtgtgtgtgtcggagggcggcggcgaggtgtgtgtgggcggcggggaggtgtgtgtggcgcaGGAGGAGCTGGTGGCGCGCACGCGGGAGGTGGTGCAGGGTCTGGAGGCGCTGCGGGCCGAGCACCAGGCCATCCTGGAGGGGCTCATGGGCACCCTCGCCATGGAGCACCTCAAACACACGCCCGACACACACCCCGCCACACACCCCGCCACGCACCCCGGCCACGGCCACGGCCACGACAAGAGCGCCATCATACACCGCTCGCTCGACATGCTGGAGCTCGGACTCAGCGAAGCACAG gtgatgcTGGCTCTGTCGGGTCACCTGAGTGCAGTGGAGGCGGAGAAGCAGAAGCTGCGTGCACAG gtgcggcGGCTGTGCCAGGAGAACCAGTGGTTGCGTGACGAGCTGGCCAACACCCAGCAGAAGCTGCAGAAGAGCGAGCAGAGCGTGGCCCAGCTGGACGAGGAGAAGAAGCACCTCGAGTTCATGAACCAGCTCAAGAAATACGACCAGGACCTCAGTcccacg gATGACAGGGACTCCGACTCGGGCCGGGAGACTCTGGACGACCTGTTTCCTGATGACCAGGACGAGCCTGGACCCGGCA tccagGCGCCCCACGGCAgtgcggcggcggtggcggcccAGCAGGGGGGCTACGAGATCCCGGCCCGGCTGCGCACGCTGCACAACCTGGTGATCCAGTACGCGTCGCAGGGACGCTACGAGGTCGCCGTGCCGCTCTGCAAGCAAGCGCTGGAGGACCTGGAGAAGACCTCGGGACACGACCACCCCGATGTAGCCACCATGCTAAACATCCTGGCCCTcgtctacag GGACCAGAACAAGTACAAAGAGGCAGCAAACCTGCTGAATGACGCACTGGCCATCAGAGAGAAGACACTGGGCCGGGACCATCcagcg gtggcgGCTACACTGAATAACTTGGCCGTGCTCTATGGCAAGAGAGGGAAGTACAAAGAGGCGGAGCCACTCTGCAAACGTGCACTGGAGATCAGAGAGAAG gtgctgggTAAGGAGCACCCAGACGTGGCCAAGCAGCTGAATAACCTGGCGCTGCTGTGCCAGAATCAGGGCAAGTATGAGGAGGTGGAATACTACTACCAGCGCGCCCTCGACATCTACCAGCACCGCCTGGGCCCCGACGACCCCAACGTAGCCAAGACCAAGAAcaacctg GCCTCGTGCTATCTGAAGCAGGGGAAGTTTAAGCAGGCAGAGACTCTTTATAAAGAAATCCTCACCAGAGCGCATGAGAGAGAATTTGGCTCTGTGGACG atgagaaTAAGCCCATCTGGATGcatgctgaagagagagaggagcagagtaaG GGACAGCAAAAAGACGGCTCTCCCTTTGGGGAGTACGGAGGCTGGTACAAGGCCTGCAAGGTGGACag ccccaCGGTGACGACGACGCTGAAGAACCTGGGCGCGCTGTACCGGCGGCAGGGCAAGTTCGAGGCGGCCGAGACCCTGGAGGAGGCGGCCATGCGCTCAcgcaagcag ggtctgGACTCGGCCCATAAGCAGCGTGTGGCGGAG GTGCTGGGTGAGCCGGACGcgcgggagaagcagcggagtCGTGAGAGTCTGACCTCCGACACGGTCAAGTACGAGAGCGGCCCtgacggaggagaggaa gtctaa
- the klc1a gene encoding kinesin light chain 1 isoform X4: protein MREEMSSAVCVSEGGGEVCVGGGEVCVAQEELVARTREVVQGLEALRAEHQAILEGLMGTLAMEHLKHTPDTHPATHPATHPGHGHGHDKSAIIHRSLDMLELGLSEAQVMLALSGHLSAVEAEKQKLRAQVRRLCQENQWLRDELANTQQKLQKSEQSVAQLDEEKKHLEFMNQLKKYDQDLSPTDDRDSDSGRETLDDLFPDDQDEPGPGIQAPHGSAAAVAAQQGGYEIPARLRTLHNLVIQYASQGRYEVAVPLCKQALEDLEKTSGHDHPDVATMLNILALVYRDQNKYKEAANLLNDALAIREKTLGRDHPAVAATLNNLAVLYGKRGKYKEAEPLCKRALEIREKVLGKEHPDVAKQLNNLALLCQNQGKYEEVEYYYQRALDIYQHRLGPDDPNVAKTKNNLASCYLKQGKFKQAETLYKEILTRAHEREFGSVDDENKPIWMHAEEREEQSKGQQKDGSPFGEYGGWYKACKVDSPTVTTTLKNLGALYRRQGKFEAAETLEEAAMRSRKQGLDSAHKQRVAEVLGEPDAREKQRSRESLTSDTVKYESGPDGGEEVSMSVEWNGDGSGSLKRSGSFSKLRASIRRSSEKLVRKLKGGGNRDNEPKNPGSEIIV, encoded by the exons atgcGTGAGGAGATGTcgagtgcggtgtgtgtgtcggagggcggcggcgaggtgtgtgtgggcggcggggaggtgtgtgtggcgcaGGAGGAGCTGGTGGCGCGCACGCGGGAGGTGGTGCAGGGTCTGGAGGCGCTGCGGGCCGAGCACCAGGCCATCCTGGAGGGGCTCATGGGCACCCTCGCCATGGAGCACCTCAAACACACGCCCGACACACACCCCGCCACACACCCCGCCACGCACCCCGGCCACGGCCACGGCCACGACAAGAGCGCCATCATACACCGCTCGCTCGACATGCTGGAGCTCGGACTCAGCGAAGCACAG gtgatgcTGGCTCTGTCGGGTCACCTGAGTGCAGTGGAGGCGGAGAAGCAGAAGCTGCGTGCACAG gtgcggcGGCTGTGCCAGGAGAACCAGTGGTTGCGTGACGAGCTGGCCAACACCCAGCAGAAGCTGCAGAAGAGCGAGCAGAGCGTGGCCCAGCTGGACGAGGAGAAGAAGCACCTCGAGTTCATGAACCAGCTCAAGAAATACGACCAGGACCTCAGTcccacg gATGACAGGGACTCCGACTCGGGCCGGGAGACTCTGGACGACCTGTTTCCTGATGACCAGGACGAGCCTGGACCCGGCA tccagGCGCCCCACGGCAgtgcggcggcggtggcggcccAGCAGGGGGGCTACGAGATCCCGGCCCGGCTGCGCACGCTGCACAACCTGGTGATCCAGTACGCGTCGCAGGGACGCTACGAGGTCGCCGTGCCGCTCTGCAAGCAAGCGCTGGAGGACCTGGAGAAGACCTCGGGACACGACCACCCCGATGTAGCCACCATGCTAAACATCCTGGCCCTcgtctacag GGACCAGAACAAGTACAAAGAGGCAGCAAACCTGCTGAATGACGCACTGGCCATCAGAGAGAAGACACTGGGCCGGGACCATCcagcg gtggcgGCTACACTGAATAACTTGGCCGTGCTCTATGGCAAGAGAGGGAAGTACAAAGAGGCGGAGCCACTCTGCAAACGTGCACTGGAGATCAGAGAGAAG gtgctgggTAAGGAGCACCCAGACGTGGCCAAGCAGCTGAATAACCTGGCGCTGCTGTGCCAGAATCAGGGCAAGTATGAGGAGGTGGAATACTACTACCAGCGCGCCCTCGACATCTACCAGCACCGCCTGGGCCCCGACGACCCCAACGTAGCCAAGACCAAGAAcaacctg GCCTCGTGCTATCTGAAGCAGGGGAAGTTTAAGCAGGCAGAGACTCTTTATAAAGAAATCCTCACCAGAGCGCATGAGAGAGAATTTGGCTCTGTGGACG atgagaaTAAGCCCATCTGGATGcatgctgaagagagagaggagcagagtaaG GGACAGCAAAAAGACGGCTCTCCCTTTGGGGAGTACGGAGGCTGGTACAAGGCCTGCAAGGTGGACag ccccaCGGTGACGACGACGCTGAAGAACCTGGGCGCGCTGTACCGGCGGCAGGGCAAGTTCGAGGCGGCCGAGACCCTGGAGGAGGCGGCCATGCGCTCAcgcaagcag ggtctgGACTCGGCCCATAAGCAGCGCGTGGCGGAGGTGCTGGGTGAGCCGGACGcgcgggagaagcagcggagtCGTGAGAGTCTGACCTCCGACACGGTCAAGTACGAGAGCGGCCCtgacggaggagaggaagtgagtaTGAGCGTCGAGTGGAACggg
- the klc1a gene encoding kinesin light chain 1 isoform X5 yields the protein MREEMSSAVCVSEGGGEVCVGGGEVCVAQEELVARTREVVQGLEALRAEHQAILEGLMGTLAMEHLKHTPDTHPATHPATHPGHGHGHDKSAIIHRSLDMLELGLSEAQVMLALSGHLSAVEAEKQKLRAQVRRLCQENQWLRDELANTQQKLQKSEQSVAQLDEEKKHLEFMNQLKKYDQDLSPTDDRDSDSGRETLDDLFPDDQDEPGPGIQAPHGSAAAVAAQQGGYEIPARLRTLHNLVIQYASQGRYEVAVPLCKQALEDLEKTSGHDHPDVATMLNILALVYRDQNKYKEAANLLNDALAIREKTLGRDHPAVAATLNNLAVLYGKRGKYKEAEPLCKRALEIREKVLGKEHPDVAKQLNNLALLCQNQGKYEEVEYYYQRALDIYQHRLGPDDPNVAKTKNNLASCYLKQGKFKQAETLYKEILTRAHEREFGSVDDENKPIWMHAEEREEQSKGQQKDGSPFGEYGGWYKACKVDSPTVTTTLKNLGALYRRQGKFEAAETLEEAAMRSRKQGLDSAHKQRVAEVLGEPDAREKQRSRESLTSDTVKYESGPDGGEEDGSGSLKRSGSFSKLRASIRRSSEKLVRKLKGGGNRDNEPKNPGSEIIV from the exons atgcGTGAGGAGATGTcgagtgcggtgtgtgtgtcggagggcggcggcgaggtgtgtgtgggcggcggggaggtgtgtgtggcgcaGGAGGAGCTGGTGGCGCGCACGCGGGAGGTGGTGCAGGGTCTGGAGGCGCTGCGGGCCGAGCACCAGGCCATCCTGGAGGGGCTCATGGGCACCCTCGCCATGGAGCACCTCAAACACACGCCCGACACACACCCCGCCACACACCCCGCCACGCACCCCGGCCACGGCCACGGCCACGACAAGAGCGCCATCATACACCGCTCGCTCGACATGCTGGAGCTCGGACTCAGCGAAGCACAG gtgatgcTGGCTCTGTCGGGTCACCTGAGTGCAGTGGAGGCGGAGAAGCAGAAGCTGCGTGCACAG gtgcggcGGCTGTGCCAGGAGAACCAGTGGTTGCGTGACGAGCTGGCCAACACCCAGCAGAAGCTGCAGAAGAGCGAGCAGAGCGTGGCCCAGCTGGACGAGGAGAAGAAGCACCTCGAGTTCATGAACCAGCTCAAGAAATACGACCAGGACCTCAGTcccacg gATGACAGGGACTCCGACTCGGGCCGGGAGACTCTGGACGACCTGTTTCCTGATGACCAGGACGAGCCTGGACCCGGCA tccagGCGCCCCACGGCAgtgcggcggcggtggcggcccAGCAGGGGGGCTACGAGATCCCGGCCCGGCTGCGCACGCTGCACAACCTGGTGATCCAGTACGCGTCGCAGGGACGCTACGAGGTCGCCGTGCCGCTCTGCAAGCAAGCGCTGGAGGACCTGGAGAAGACCTCGGGACACGACCACCCCGATGTAGCCACCATGCTAAACATCCTGGCCCTcgtctacag GGACCAGAACAAGTACAAAGAGGCAGCAAACCTGCTGAATGACGCACTGGCCATCAGAGAGAAGACACTGGGCCGGGACCATCcagcg gtggcgGCTACACTGAATAACTTGGCCGTGCTCTATGGCAAGAGAGGGAAGTACAAAGAGGCGGAGCCACTCTGCAAACGTGCACTGGAGATCAGAGAGAAG gtgctgggTAAGGAGCACCCAGACGTGGCCAAGCAGCTGAATAACCTGGCGCTGCTGTGCCAGAATCAGGGCAAGTATGAGGAGGTGGAATACTACTACCAGCGCGCCCTCGACATCTACCAGCACCGCCTGGGCCCCGACGACCCCAACGTAGCCAAGACCAAGAAcaacctg GCCTCGTGCTATCTGAAGCAGGGGAAGTTTAAGCAGGCAGAGACTCTTTATAAAGAAATCCTCACCAGAGCGCATGAGAGAGAATTTGGCTCTGTGGACG atgagaaTAAGCCCATCTGGATGcatgctgaagagagagaggagcagagtaaG GGACAGCAAAAAGACGGCTCTCCCTTTGGGGAGTACGGAGGCTGGTACAAGGCCTGCAAGGTGGACag ccccaCGGTGACGACGACGCTGAAGAACCTGGGCGCGCTGTACCGGCGGCAGGGCAAGTTCGAGGCGGCCGAGACCCTGGAGGAGGCGGCCATGCGCTCAcgcaagcag ggtctgGACTCGGCCCATAAGCAGCGCGTGGCGGAGGTGCTGGGTGAGCCGGACGcgcgggagaagcagcggagtCGTGAGAGTCTGACCTCCGACACGGTCAAGTACGAGAGCGGCCCtgacggaggagaggaa
- the klc1a gene encoding kinesin light chain 1 isoform X6 has translation MREEMSSAVCVSEGGGEVCVGGGEVCVAQEELVARTREVVQGLEALRAEHQAILEGLMGTLAMEHLKHTPDTHPATHPATHPGHGHGHDKSAIIHRSLDMLELGLSEAQVMLALSGHLSAVEAEKQKLRAQVRRLCQENQWLRDELANTQQKLQKSEQSVAQLDEEKKHLEFMNQLKKYDQDLSPTDDRDSDSGRETLDDLFPDDQDEPGPGIQAPHGSAAAVAAQQGGYEIPARLRTLHNLVIQYASQGRYEVAVPLCKQALEDLEKTSGHDHPDVATMLNILALVYRDQNKYKEAANLLNDALAIREKTLGRDHPAVAATLNNLAVLYGKRGKYKEAEPLCKRALEIREKVLGKEHPDVAKQLNNLALLCQNQGKYEEVEYYYQRALDIYQHRLGPDDPNVAKTKNNLASCYLKQGKFKQAETLYKEILTRAHEREFGSVDDENKPIWMHAEEREEQSKGQQKDGSPFGEYGGWYKACKVDSPTVTTTLKNLGALYRRQGKFEAAETLEEAAMRSRKQGLDSAHKQRVAEVLGEPDAREKQRSRESLTSDTVKYESGPDGGEEDGSGSLKRSGSFSKLRASIRRSSEKLVRKLKGGGNRDNEPKNPG, from the exons atgcGTGAGGAGATGTcgagtgcggtgtgtgtgtcggagggcggcggcgaggtgtgtgtgggcggcggggaggtgtgtgtggcgcaGGAGGAGCTGGTGGCGCGCACGCGGGAGGTGGTGCAGGGTCTGGAGGCGCTGCGGGCCGAGCACCAGGCCATCCTGGAGGGGCTCATGGGCACCCTCGCCATGGAGCACCTCAAACACACGCCCGACACACACCCCGCCACACACCCCGCCACGCACCCCGGCCACGGCCACGGCCACGACAAGAGCGCCATCATACACCGCTCGCTCGACATGCTGGAGCTCGGACTCAGCGAAGCACAG gtgatgcTGGCTCTGTCGGGTCACCTGAGTGCAGTGGAGGCGGAGAAGCAGAAGCTGCGTGCACAG gtgcggcGGCTGTGCCAGGAGAACCAGTGGTTGCGTGACGAGCTGGCCAACACCCAGCAGAAGCTGCAGAAGAGCGAGCAGAGCGTGGCCCAGCTGGACGAGGAGAAGAAGCACCTCGAGTTCATGAACCAGCTCAAGAAATACGACCAGGACCTCAGTcccacg gATGACAGGGACTCCGACTCGGGCCGGGAGACTCTGGACGACCTGTTTCCTGATGACCAGGACGAGCCTGGACCCGGCA tccagGCGCCCCACGGCAgtgcggcggcggtggcggcccAGCAGGGGGGCTACGAGATCCCGGCCCGGCTGCGCACGCTGCACAACCTGGTGATCCAGTACGCGTCGCAGGGACGCTACGAGGTCGCCGTGCCGCTCTGCAAGCAAGCGCTGGAGGACCTGGAGAAGACCTCGGGACACGACCACCCCGATGTAGCCACCATGCTAAACATCCTGGCCCTcgtctacag GGACCAGAACAAGTACAAAGAGGCAGCAAACCTGCTGAATGACGCACTGGCCATCAGAGAGAAGACACTGGGCCGGGACCATCcagcg gtggcgGCTACACTGAATAACTTGGCCGTGCTCTATGGCAAGAGAGGGAAGTACAAAGAGGCGGAGCCACTCTGCAAACGTGCACTGGAGATCAGAGAGAAG gtgctgggTAAGGAGCACCCAGACGTGGCCAAGCAGCTGAATAACCTGGCGCTGCTGTGCCAGAATCAGGGCAAGTATGAGGAGGTGGAATACTACTACCAGCGCGCCCTCGACATCTACCAGCACCGCCTGGGCCCCGACGACCCCAACGTAGCCAAGACCAAGAAcaacctg GCCTCGTGCTATCTGAAGCAGGGGAAGTTTAAGCAGGCAGAGACTCTTTATAAAGAAATCCTCACCAGAGCGCATGAGAGAGAATTTGGCTCTGTGGACG atgagaaTAAGCCCATCTGGATGcatgctgaagagagagaggagcagagtaaG GGACAGCAAAAAGACGGCTCTCCCTTTGGGGAGTACGGAGGCTGGTACAAGGCCTGCAAGGTGGACag ccccaCGGTGACGACGACGCTGAAGAACCTGGGCGCGCTGTACCGGCGGCAGGGCAAGTTCGAGGCGGCCGAGACCCTGGAGGAGGCGGCCATGCGCTCAcgcaagcag ggtctgGACTCGGCCCATAAGCAGCGCGTGGCGGAGGTGCTGGGTGAGCCGGACGcgcgggagaagcagcggagtCGTGAGAGTCTGACCTCCGACACGGTCAAGTACGAGAGCGGCCCtgacggaggagaggaa
- the LOC134067335 gene encoding cytochrome c oxidase assembly factor 8 isoform X2: MNVSATGTLLLRSQCTHRGTKALPLIIFTCSRLHNTGQAPKQANQTKRASFSPSSSSKHDWIGPADRLSNLRPIIYHIPENETPLERRLRHLRQETEDWNHQFWANQNITFNKKDDYVLTQLQAKGQTERDEKGKPRTLSSEEMAVFYKHFLDKNFKRHADYNREWYKRNFTITLLMARVALIRTWRRLRGGGPAA; this comes from the exons ATGAATGTGTCTGCTACTGGGACTTTATTATTAAGGTCGCAATGTACTCATCGCGGGACGAAGGCGCTTCCACTGATCATCTTCACCTGTAGCCGCTTGCACAACACTGGACAAGCACCCAAACAAGCTAACCAAACGAAG AGGGCCAGCTTTAGCCCCTCCTCCAGCTCAAAGCATGACTGGATTGGCCCGGCAGACCGCCTGTCAAACCTGCGGCCAATCATCTACCACATACCTGAGAATGAAACTCCCTTGGAGCGAAGACTCAGGCACCTGCGGCAGGAGACCGAAGACTGGAACCATCAGTTCTGGGCCAATCAGAACATCACGTTCAACAAG AAGGACGACTACGTGCTGACGCAGCTGCAGGCCAAAGGCCAGACGGAGCGAGATGAGAAAG GGAAGCCGCGCACTCTGTCCAGTGAGGAAATGGCGGTGTTCTACAAACACTTCCTGGACAAGAACTTCAAAAGGCATGCCGActacaacag agAATGGTACAAGCGGAACTTCACCATCACGCTGCTGATGGCACGTGTGGCTCTAATCAGGACCTGGAGACGGCTGAGGGGGGGCGGACCTGCTgcctga
- the LOC134067335 gene encoding cytochrome c oxidase assembly factor 8 isoform X1 yields MNVSATGTLLLRSQCTHRGTKALPLIIFTCSRLHNTGQAPKQANQTKRASFSPSSSSKHDWIGPADRLSNLRPIIYHIPENETPLERRLRHLRQETEDWNHQFWANQNITFNKQKDDYVLTQLQAKGQTERDEKGKPRTLSSEEMAVFYKHFLDKNFKRHADYNREWYKRNFTITLLMARVALIRTWRRLRGGGPAA; encoded by the exons ATGAATGTGTCTGCTACTGGGACTTTATTATTAAGGTCGCAATGTACTCATCGCGGGACGAAGGCGCTTCCACTGATCATCTTCACCTGTAGCCGCTTGCACAACACTGGACAAGCACCCAAACAAGCTAACCAAACGAAG AGGGCCAGCTTTAGCCCCTCCTCCAGCTCAAAGCATGACTGGATTGGCCCGGCAGACCGCCTGTCAAACCTGCGGCCAATCATCTACCACATACCTGAGAATGAAACTCCCTTGGAGCGAAGACTCAGGCACCTGCGGCAGGAGACCGAAGACTGGAACCATCAGTTCTGGGCCAATCAGAACATCACGTTCAACAAG CAGAAGGACGACTACGTGCTGACGCAGCTGCAGGCCAAAGGCCAGACGGAGCGAGATGAGAAAG GGAAGCCGCGCACTCTGTCCAGTGAGGAAATGGCGGTGTTCTACAAACACTTCCTGGACAAGAACTTCAAAAGGCATGCCGActacaacag agAATGGTACAAGCGGAACTTCACCATCACGCTGCTGATGGCACGTGTGGCTCTAATCAGGACCTGGAGACGGCTGAGGGGGGGCGGACCTGCTgcctga